A single window of Deltaproteobacteria bacterium DNA harbors:
- a CDS encoding cyclodeaminase/cyclohydrolase family protein, translating into MSQETQKEEITVTQFLDAVASGSATPGGGSVSALAGCLGSALVEMVVNLTLGKKAYEAHEAELKKIREEVYSHRQSLVATIEKDIAAYQEVMKAYLLPKTSEEEKRKRKEEIQKALKKAADPPLFTAATSLKVMKLCQEALEKGNPNAASDAAVGALMADAALCGGVFNVLINLSALDDKKYVEKMKKELRRLQREGEKIKEQIMSLVNAKINSQ; encoded by the coding sequence ATGAGCCAAGAAACACAGAAAGAAGAAATAACCGTGACTCAGTTTCTGGATGCGGTAGCCAGCGGAAGCGCAACGCCAGGCGGAGGGAGCGTCTCCGCCCTGGCCGGATGCCTGGGATCAGCTCTGGTGGAAATGGTTGTCAATCTGACCTTAGGGAAAAAGGCTTACGAGGCTCACGAAGCTGAGTTAAAGAAGATCCGCGAAGAGGTTTACTCCCACCGTCAGTCCCTGGTTGCCACCATCGAAAAAGATATTGCGGCCTACCAGGAAGTAATGAAGGCCTACCTTCTCCCCAAGACGAGTGAAGAGGAAAAAAGGAAACGCAAGGAAGAAATCCAAAAAGCCTTAAAAAAAGCGGCGGATCCTCCCCTCTTTACCGCCGCCACCAGCCTGAAAGTAATGAAACTTTGCCAGGAGGCACTGGAAAAAGGAAACCCCAACGCAGCCAGTGATGCGGCCGTTGGAGCGCTCATGGCGGATGCCGCATTATGCGGCGGGGTGTTCAACGTCCTGATCAACCTCTCCGCCCTGGATGATAAAAAATACGTGGAAAAGATGAAAAAGGAGCTTCGCAGGCTTCAGCGGGAAGGAGAAAAGATCAAAGAGCAAATCATGTCGCTGGTGAATGCCAAGATCAATTCCCAATGA
- a CDS encoding Lrp/AsnC ligand binding domain-containing protein yields the protein MSVSAFVLIRTEADKTKGAFETLTKLKGVKLAHTVTGPFDIILLMEAKTLQELGDVILSKIRGVEGIARTMTCVTVETG from the coding sequence ATGTCTGTTTCCGCATTTGTGTTGATCCGCACCGAAGCGGACAAGACCAAGGGTGCTTTTGAAACCCTGACCAAGCTTAAAGGAGTGAAGTTAGCCCATACGGTAACCGGGCCATTTGATATCATCCTCTTGATGGAAGCCAAAACTCTCCAAGAGTTGGGCGACGTGATCCTCTCCAAAATTCGGGGGGTGGAGGGAATTGCTCGCACGATGACCTGTGTTACGGTAGAAACAGGTTAA
- a CDS encoding aldo/keto reductase, protein MEKVRLGRTNLRVKKMGCGGIPLQRVSEQEAIEVVQAVVEMGVDLLDTARGYTNSEYRIGLALKKANKPVILSSKSPVRSEKIYEEVQESLRQLQAQKINIYHLHNVSKVEDYQKVMEPGGAYEGLKRAKAEGLIDHIGLTSHSLDLLEKVLQEDHFDVIMACYSFLEPEAAKKVFPLARAKDVGILTMKPFSGGVIEDAGLALRFVLSTPDIIPIPGMETMTMAQENWKIFTAVHPLSEDDQARIQQVRQQFDRQFCRRCDYCQPCSEGINIQLMMGLKSVIRRFGSPDEISWIKGLTEKARNCTECGDCLPRCPYQLPIPELIKNNLAWYDNFSCTP, encoded by the coding sequence ATGGAAAAAGTCAGGCTGGGTAGGACGAACTTGAGAGTGAAGAAAATGGGATGCGGCGGGATTCCCCTTCAGCGGGTGAGTGAGCAGGAAGCCATTGAGGTGGTCCAGGCAGTGGTGGAAATGGGTGTGGATCTTCTGGATACGGCCCGCGGCTATACCAACAGTGAGTACCGGATCGGATTGGCACTTAAGAAAGCGAATAAGCCCGTCATCCTTTCTTCGAAATCCCCTGTTCGCTCGGAAAAGATTTACGAAGAGGTTCAGGAAAGTTTAAGGCAATTGCAAGCCCAAAAAATAAATATCTACCACCTGCACAACGTCTCCAAGGTCGAAGATTATCAGAAGGTAATGGAGCCGGGGGGAGCCTACGAAGGACTGAAACGCGCGAAAGCTGAAGGGCTGATCGATCATATCGGGCTCACCAGCCACAGCCTGGATCTTTTGGAAAAGGTTCTGCAGGAAGATCATTTTGATGTGATCATGGCCTGCTACAGCTTCCTCGAGCCAGAGGCGGCCAAGAAGGTTTTCCCCTTAGCCAGAGCAAAGGATGTCGGTATTCTCACCATGAAGCCGTTCTCTGGCGGTGTGATCGAGGACGCTGGCCTGGCTTTGCGGTTTGTTCTTTCCACGCCGGATATCATACCCATTCCGGGGATGGAGACCATGACCATGGCCCAGGAGAATTGGAAGATTTTTACCGCGGTCCATCCTCTCAGCGAAGATGACCAGGCTCGCATTCAACAAGTGAGGCAGCAATTCGACCGTCAGTTCTGCCGCCGCTGTGATTATTGTCAGCCCTGCTCGGAAGGGATTAACATTCAGCTCATGATGGGTTTAAAATCGGTCATCAGGAGGTTCGGCAGCCCGGATGAGATATCCTGGATCAAAGGGTTGACGGAGAAGGCCCGGAATTGCACCGAGTGCGGGGATTGCCTGCCCCGTTGCCCTTATCAATTACCCATCCCGGAACTCATCAAAAATAATCTGGCCTGGTATGATAATTTCTCCTGCACCCCTTGA
- a CDS encoding DUF4384 domain-containing protein — MKEKESMGRKSLYLKLLLSLLVGNLLEPLPAFAQEQPVWVEEVGRAYLGDNDTLREVRERARKEAGARALEKAKGTFIKAHTLVSNSQLVEDLIFASVRGHIEKLEVLEEGWDSKEKNIYQVKVKALIRPVFPEKEGGLLIKPALSKTDLKEGEEVKIFCQVNRDCYIYIFSIAADGSVTLLFPNSLNNQNFISKGKIYEFPEPGSRIQLQARFLPNYPQTVAEERIKIIATQEKEDLIPLGFREGMFQIYDAKSTGMISDLVKKLNRLDPESWAEATLTYRLRR, encoded by the coding sequence TTGAAAGAAAAAGAATCGATGGGAAGGAAATCGCTTTATTTAAAATTATTGTTGTCTCTATTAGTAGGGAATTTATTAGAACCTCTTCCCGCCTTTGCTCAAGAGCAGCCGGTCTGGGTCGAAGAAGTGGGACGAGCCTATCTCGGAGACAATGATACGCTGCGCGAGGTTCGCGAGCGGGCACGAAAGGAAGCGGGAGCCAGAGCTCTGGAAAAGGCGAAAGGAACTTTCATCAAAGCTCACACCCTGGTTTCCAACAGCCAGCTGGTGGAAGACCTCATTTTTGCCTCTGTCCGGGGGCATATTGAGAAGTTGGAAGTTCTGGAAGAGGGATGGGATAGTAAAGAGAAAAATATTTACCAAGTGAAAGTCAAAGCCCTGATCAGGCCCGTTTTCCCGGAGAAAGAGGGAGGGTTGCTGATTAAGCCCGCGCTTTCTAAAACGGACCTAAAAGAGGGAGAAGAAGTCAAAATTTTCTGTCAGGTCAACCGTGACTGTTATATCTACATCTTCTCGATCGCCGCGGATGGCTCGGTAACCCTTCTTTTTCCCAATTCGTTGAACAACCAAAATTTTATTTCTAAAGGAAAAATATATGAATTTCCGGAGCCCGGAAGCCGGATTCAACTGCAGGCTCGCTTTCTGCCCAACTACCCCCAGACCGTTGCGGAAGAAAGAATTAAAATCATTGCCACCCAGGAAAAAGAAGATTTAATTCCTCTGGGATTCCGGGAGGGAATGTTTCAAATCTATGACGCCAAATCCACCGGGATGATCAGCGACCTGGTAAAAAAGCTCAACCGGCTTGATCCGGAGAGTTGGGCGGAAGCAACCCTTACTTACCGGCTCAGGAGGTAG
- a CDS encoding tetratricopeptide repeat protein — protein MKKKIVRTGIFLAGFAFFLLAAGWLNGCATDRSVSYTLSAKSSTERGQHDEAIKQARQSIESNPHYAPGWYWLGVAQFRQGRYDDAITAFKKVVELKPIGEQWISSHSFLGWCYYWKKDYDEGLKYFHQALKINPQYYDSLKGRGWTHYRKKVYDLAIRDFSQAIGINQKDQDALIGRGWSYLEESEFHQAMADLNKVLELDPKKFLALRSRGWCYYRMKSYDQAVEDFNRALEVNHNDPNTFWGRGYAHLFKGQYREAIEDFNGVNANLDPRIADNHFILQDSLRGKAYAYLGLGDGETAVSLIRKAKEVLDYNVNHDLAIIHYTFGNKEKAWEARGGGGMVGLEVRNYKKGAVSGVEVVRFVPGGPAENSGILPGDVMLRINEIGVHEVNEFVKKTIRLSPGSKATVRILREGRERDIFLPVASAEPLMEAIPVVASILSKKKERPAAIAAKSEPRDIPPTTEKLPPLRNDTHAIVIGIDYEQRKDIPPLLFASQDARRIYDILTNPRFGGVAQENAFLLLNEKATRNEIVAALRKIRNWDGYVYVYYSGHGAPKTKEDKLVDGLLVPSDAIITDPDSLEETSIKISYLQDLVEKSPAKVFVALDACFSGGGKSIVPKGGKPLVGMLLTADLLKPKATGKIILTSSAMNQQSWEDEKELKGGIFSHFLIEGLKGKASKDAWIQSNDLVTYIRENVPRVARKLKGVEQIPQVSGQGNFPVARNWEKAKFIDVETGRAKLKGAFENGLITPEQLSRALDELKSPIRSKTLEAFFEGKIEAGKFGELY, from the coding sequence ATGAAAAAGAAGATTGTAAGAACTGGGATTTTTTTGGCGGGGTTTGCTTTCTTCCTTTTGGCCGCAGGGTGGCTGAATGGCTGCGCCACCGATAGGTCCGTAAGTTATACCCTTTCCGCAAAAAGTTCTACCGAGAGAGGACAGCATGATGAAGCCATTAAGCAGGCCAGGCAGAGCATTGAATCCAATCCTCATTATGCTCCTGGATGGTATTGGCTGGGGGTGGCTCAATTTCGCCAGGGACGATACGATGACGCCATTACCGCTTTTAAAAAAGTGGTTGAGCTGAAACCTATCGGAGAGCAATGGATATCCAGCCATAGTTTCCTGGGCTGGTGCTATTATTGGAAGAAGGATTACGATGAAGGGCTGAAATATTTTCACCAAGCTTTAAAAATAAATCCTCAGTACTACGATTCATTGAAGGGGCGGGGCTGGACCCATTATCGAAAAAAAGTTTATGACCTGGCTATTCGTGATTTTAGCCAAGCGATCGGAATTAATCAAAAGGATCAGGATGCCCTCATAGGCCGGGGTTGGTCTTACCTGGAGGAAAGTGAGTTTCACCAGGCGATGGCCGACCTCAATAAAGTTTTGGAGTTAGACCCAAAGAAATTCCTGGCCTTGCGTTCCCGTGGCTGGTGTTATTATCGCATGAAGAGTTATGACCAGGCAGTTGAAGATTTTAATCGTGCTTTGGAGGTGAATCATAATGACCCCAATACGTTCTGGGGGCGGGGCTATGCTCATTTATTTAAAGGCCAATATCGGGAAGCCATCGAGGACTTCAACGGGGTGAATGCAAATTTGGACCCCCGCATAGCGGACAACCATTTTATTTTGCAGGATTCACTCCGAGGAAAAGCATACGCCTACTTAGGTTTGGGGGACGGGGAAACAGCCGTCAGTCTCATCCGCAAGGCCAAAGAAGTACTGGATTACAATGTCAACCATGATTTGGCTATCATCCATTATACCTTTGGCAATAAAGAAAAAGCCTGGGAAGCTCGCGGGGGTGGCGGGATGGTCGGCTTGGAAGTAAGGAATTATAAAAAAGGGGCGGTTAGCGGTGTGGAAGTTGTAAGATTCGTCCCGGGAGGGCCGGCGGAAAATTCAGGAATCCTTCCCGGGGATGTAATGCTGCGTATCAATGAGATAGGAGTACACGAGGTAAATGAATTTGTAAAGAAAACAATCCGCCTCTCTCCCGGTTCAAAAGCGACCGTCAGAATACTGCGGGAAGGAAGGGAGAGAGATATTTTTCTTCCGGTAGCTTCTGCCGAACCGCTTATGGAGGCCATTCCGGTCGTGGCCTCCATATTAAGCAAGAAAAAAGAAAGACCGGCAGCCATAGCCGCCAAAAGTGAACCCAGGGATATTCCCCCGACGACCGAAAAGCTTCCTCCGCTGCGCAACGATACCCACGCGATCGTCATCGGGATTGACTATGAGCAGCGGAAGGATATTCCCCCTTTACTCTTTGCTTCGCAAGATGCCCGGAGGATTTATGATATCCTCACCAATCCCAGATTCGGAGGAGTGGCCCAAGAGAACGCGTTTTTGCTTTTAAATGAGAAAGCCACCAGGAATGAAATCGTGGCTGCCCTGCGCAAAATCAGAAACTGGGATGGGTATGTATATGTTTATTATTCCGGGCATGGCGCCCCTAAAACAAAAGAAGATAAGCTGGTAGATGGTCTTCTGGTTCCCAGCGATGCCATCATCACCGACCCCGATTCCCTGGAGGAAACAAGCATCAAGATATCCTATCTTCAGGACCTGGTGGAAAAATCTCCTGCCAAAGTTTTTGTGGCGCTGGATGCGTGTTTTTCCGGAGGCGGCAAATCCATTGTCCCTAAGGGAGGGAAGCCGCTGGTTGGCATGTTGCTGACCGCAGATTTGCTGAAGCCCAAAGCCACGGGAAAAATTATCCTCACTTCCTCGGCGATGAACCAGCAGTCCTGGGAAGATGAAAAAGAGTTAAAAGGCGGCATCTTTTCTCACTTTCTCATCGAAGGGTTGAAGGGCAAAGCCAGCAAGGATGCCTGGATTCAAAGCAATGATTTGGTAACTTATATCCGGGAAAATGTCCCCCGGGTGGCCAGAAAGTTAAAGGGAGTGGAACAAATACCGCAAGTATCGGGACAGGGGAATTTTCCAGTAGCCAGGAATTGGGAAAAGGCGAAGTTCATAGACGTGGAGACGGGCAGAGCCAAGCTGAAGGGCGCTTTCGAGAATGGGCTGATCACTCCCGAACAGCTGAGTCGTGCCCTCGATGAACTGAAAAGCCCCATCCGCTCCAAAACCCTGGAGGCTTTCTTCGAGGGAAAGATAGAAGCCGGAAAATTCGGAGAGCTTTATTGA
- a CDS encoding HAD-IA family hydrolase: MANIEDCKSIIREKPDFRCVIYDCDGVLFDSLESNRKLYNDFCLQFGRPPLTDEELKFVHTHTVFEALHFILRHDLQQEKAALDFWKQIDITAYLDYLKMEPHLLETLDFLKDHGIIRAICTSRSTTMKRIMEKFHLWSYFDMVVTALDVKNPKPHPEAIDKIIEAFHLDRKKTIMVGDSSSDQQAAESAGIFFAAYKNKEIAGDFFIDDHRRLIEVLSSP, from the coding sequence TTGGCGAATATAGAAGACTGTAAATCTATTATTAGGGAAAAGCCGGATTTTCGGTGTGTGATCTACGACTGTGATGGGGTTTTGTTTGACTCCCTTGAGTCCAATAGAAAGTTGTACAACGATTTTTGCCTCCAGTTTGGCAGACCTCCTCTCACAGACGAAGAATTAAAATTTGTTCATACCCACACGGTTTTTGAAGCCCTCCATTTCATCTTGCGCCATGACCTCCAGCAGGAAAAAGCGGCTTTAGATTTCTGGAAACAGATCGATATTACCGCATATCTTGATTACCTAAAGATGGAACCTCATTTGTTGGAAACTCTGGATTTCCTGAAGGACCACGGAATCATCCGGGCAATCTGCACCAGCCGTTCAACGACCATGAAACGTATCATGGAAAAGTTTCACCTTTGGTCCTACTTCGACATGGTAGTTACCGCCCTCGACGTAAAAAACCCCAAGCCCCATCCGGAGGCAATCGATAAAATCATTGAAGCCTTCCATCTGGATCGGAAAAAAACGATTATGGTAGGGGATTCCTCCAGCGACCAGCAAGCAGCGGAATCGGCAGGGATCTTTTTTGCGGCTTACAAAAACAAAGAAATCGCCGGCGATTTCTTCATTGATGACCATCGCAGGCTCATTGAGGTCCTTTCTTCCCCCTAA
- a CDS encoding DUF6079 family protein yields the protein MRIGDLIEVPEIKTVIQLKDLQDSHLQQMILHSFVVTGEVQDSLERILTSFSQPEGRGVFLKGHFGSGKSHFLSMLSLLLRHAESWKVLLDQAPSLENLRKNLRSRRFLVAEISLIQHRSTEFLEDIFLPEIFRELSAQLHEPFEGTDSRQGTFAKIQKTLRDLDFSGMVLLVDELSEFLRSKTATPCASAWGARTSKNWFPTASSLFFPNIGASWISSTTG from the coding sequence ATGCGGATTGGAGATTTAATCGAAGTCCCGGAGATCAAAACGGTCATTCAGCTCAAAGACCTTCAGGATTCCCATCTGCAGCAGATGATCCTGCACTCCTTCGTAGTCACCGGGGAAGTGCAGGACAGCCTGGAGAGAATTCTGACTTCTTTCAGCCAGCCGGAAGGGCGGGGAGTATTTCTAAAAGGGCATTTCGGCTCGGGCAAGTCTCATTTCCTCAGCATGCTCAGCCTTCTTCTGCGCCATGCGGAGTCCTGGAAGGTCCTCCTGGATCAGGCCCCGTCATTGGAAAATCTCCGGAAAAATCTCCGCTCCCGCCGGTTTCTCGTGGCGGAAATTTCCCTCATCCAGCACCGGTCCACGGAATTCTTAGAGGACATCTTCCTGCCAGAGATTTTCCGTGAACTTTCCGCGCAACTCCACGAGCCCTTTGAAGGGACCGACTCCCGTCAGGGAACCTTCGCGAAAATCCAGAAGACCTTGCGGGATCTGGATTTTTCGGGAATGGTCCTGCTGGTGGATGAGCTCTCCGAGTTTCTCCGCTCCAAGACCGCTACCCCCTGCGCATCAGCCTGGGGCGCTCGCACATCGAAGAACTGGTTTCCCACCGCCTCAAGCCTCTTTTTTCCGAACATCGGGGCATCGTGGATTTCATCCACTACCGGCTGA